In Lactuca sativa cultivar Salinas chromosome 5, Lsat_Salinas_v11, whole genome shotgun sequence, the DNA window AGACATATATCATAAAATTCAAAGCTTTATCTATGATGTTGGATGTATCCATATGGGGTTTAatcaaattaatttatatttcattTATTTCTTATCAGTTTTGTCCTAATTCAGTCACACATTAGAAGCTTGTCACTAAAAATCCAGCTTTTGCATTCATTGTATGTATGTACATATGTTCCGTCAATAGAGGTTTATTACTTTGAACAAAGTGAGTTCCTAAAGCTACTGTACAACATGTTTTAACCAATTAGTCACATCGAgttgtgataaaacaaagaacaaaGATCATGTTGATCATTTATGTTAAATATTAGTGTTCTAAAAAAACAAATTGCTCTAatataaagattaaatatttttaattaataagtttggttcaaaaactataaaaatgaatctaattaatatttttttattaaaattccacCAAATACAATACCGCCTATTAATATGATATGTATTTTTGTTTATATTCCCCCGCGTTTAATGCGGGTCATAATTAATCTAGTACCCTATTACAATCAATTCATTCGGAATCATAAGAGCATTCTGTATCATAACCAGGATAACCTACACCTTCATGTGTGGGTCTAAACTCAATCCCTTGCACAATAAGGCCTTTAAGCGAGTTCTCACTGTGAAGGGTCAATCGGAGATTTTTGGAATTACTATTAGTGGTGAAAGGGCTTTGAGAATAATTATCTGTGGTAAAAGGCACTCGAAATTCCCATACTTTTACTTCCATCCAACCATCATCTCTTTGTTGTGGAAGGTATGTCGTTTGGGGTCTATTCATTGGGTTGTGGGTGCTTTGATAAACCTTTGGTCTGATAATTGGAATTTGAGGCCAAAGTAAATAGATGAACCATGAATCTTTCCTACCAACAAGGTAATCACCAGACTTCACTTTCAAAGGAGGCTCAAATCCAAAATGGTTTTCTTCTAATTTGTAAACAAGGTAAGTTGCATATGTTGTTGCACTTGACAGCCTATCAGTGCTGAAGAATATCCAAAAGCTGCCATGTGGATCAAAAGCCACTTCTTCAAATCTGCCAAAAGATAGATATagtgttttaatataaatactaaaaaatagtttaaacatacTTGTTCAGAAGGATTTGAAAAGTTGCAGGGGTTCCACATACTAACAGccaatatatgtatatgtgttgtTTTTTTATTAGAGTGCTGGAATTTTTGGACTGTAGACAAACACAATAGATTCGATAGCCATAATTAATGCTTGGTATAACATTTAATACTAATTCTAGTTGATTTTGCAAATGAGTAATCCAATTTCATGTTGGGTAATCTTGATGGGTTAAGCTGGGTCACGGGTACGGGTTCGAATGGGTCGGGTCGGTTTCCATATGCACAAGTTTGATAGGTCAGACTTAGTCTAATAATGACCTGGTTTGAAGGGGTTTCAAAACGTGGACTTAGTAGTCCTATATTTGTGGTTCTTAGCTGATAGTTTATTCTTGTTTCTTAGCATGTTTACCAGTATAAGTAGAGTAGAATTTCTTCCATTTGTATGTACGTATATTTTCTGTTTTCTATGAAAGAGATAATCCAGAGAAATAGTGTGTGCATGATTGTTTTTCTTGGGTCTGGACcaacacttggtatcagagccctaggcTCATAGTGTGGGATGTAGAAGAAGGGTTGATCAAATGTTGATGAAagcaacaagtttatgatatgcAGAAAGGAAGTAGAAAGGCTAATCAAGTTGTGATTGGCAGAAAGAAGCATGCAACAAGCAAAAACATTtgatcaagaaagaaagaaaagaagcaaGAGAAAGCAAAAATCGAAGCAGGAGACAACAAGACTCGGAGGATGATCGCAAGATCCGAAAGAGACTTTAGCAAGAATGAGCGGTGGAAAGAATGTCGCAGGAGAAGAATTATGGCAGGGGGATCAAACAAAGTTGTGGCTCGTAAGCAAGAGCCTCCAGGTTCATACCTGGttcatagcaagaaagaaagggcTGATTACAACCGTATGTAATCAAATGGAGAGGATGAAAGCAAGTAGAAAGCATGAAGAAAGGTTGCACAACAGCAaattagaaagaaagaaagaaagaaagaaagaaagaaagaaagaagaaagatagaaagaaagaaagaaaatagaaagaagaaagaaagaaagaaagtagatagaaagaaagaaaaaaagaaagaagaatgaAGAAAGAAAGAAGATTGTGACATGCAACCTGTTGGTTGTTGCTTTCTGCAGAAAGAAAGAAACACAGAAAGGAGGATCAATCGAGGGTGGTTCTCGGCTGTGATGTGTTCCGGTTTCTGCTATGGTGTTAATGGCTCACAATGGTGTGTTGAAGGTCATCACTAGCCTGATAGAATCATGTTATTGTCTAGAAGAAGTTAGCATGTTCTAGAGTGATCTGGAAGATTCTAGAACATTATGGAATACTATGGAGAATTCTAGAAGATGCCAGAAGATTCTAGAATACTCTAGAACGAGATGGAAGACCCTGGAAGGCTATGGAACATTCTAGAACACTATGGAAGGCACAAGAATGTCTATACTTATCTAGGACATTATAGAACATTCTAGAAACATATAAAAGCTTGTAATTGATATAGAATATGGTAGATAGTTCTAGAATAGTCATGAATGTATGTAGATCTAGAAACTTCCTATAAGGAGGTGGAAACACCTATAAATAGGTGtggagctcatttgctccaaatcaatccaACATCTAAGTATCCAAGAAAAGCCTCGAAGTAAGAAAAGTGTAGTAGTCTCTCAAAGTGTAAAATCTTCTTAAgtgtcataataaaagtcttgttGTTTCCCATACAAAGAGTCGTGTTCAACAATATGGTATTTGAGCAAGGTTTCTTGATAGTGAGAACGAGTGATTCTCGTTGTATCGTGAGTAGTTTGTGACTCTGCATGTTTAGTGTCGAAACTAGCTTGTTTGGTATTACCGAGATACTGCCAACACGATGGGTGATCTCCAAGTCGTCAGAGGAATCAAGAaactcaacaacaacaactacaaaatGTGGGAAACATGTATGAAGTCCTACTTACAAGGACAAGATTTATGGGAGGTCGTTGGTGGAAGCGAAACTACGCCACCATAGGAAGACGTTAATGGTGCTTTGCGCAAATGGAAAATCAAAGAAGGCAAAGCAATGTTTGCCTTGAAGACCACAATCGAAAAAGAGATGTTGGAGCATATCCGGGATGAGAACACCCCGAAAGAAGCTTGGGACATGTTTGTGACGCTTTTCTCAAAGAAGAATGATACGGGACTACAACTTTTGGAGAATGAGCTATTATCAATCTCACAACGTGACATGACGATTGCTCAATATTTCCACAAGGTCAAGTCGGTATGTCGGGAGATTACTGAACTAGATCCGCAATCCGTCATTGCAGAAGCTCGAATGAAGAGAATCATTATCCATGGACTGAGGCCAGAATATAGAACCTTTGTTACTGCTATACAAGGATGGCCCGTTCAACCATCGCTTGTAGAGTTTGAGAATTTGTTGGCCAGCCAAGAAGCTATGGCTAAGCAGATGGGAGTCATCATGCTGAAGAGTGAAGAAGAAGCACTCTACACAAGTAAAAGTCGGAGGAATTTCAAGCCACCTTCTAAAGAAGGATACAAAAATGCTGACAAAGGGAAGAGTCAGCCAGGAACCTCACAACCATGGAGATCTCAAAAGACCGACAATAAGAGTTCTCGGGGGAGGAGGTTCGAAGGCAACTGCAACAACTGTGGAAAATGGGGCCACATGTCCAAGGATTGTTGGTCAAAGAAAAAGTTTGTGGAAAGCAATGTAGTAACTTCCAAAAAGGAAGTAGATGATGAATGGGATGCTGAGGCACTATGTGCTATAGAAGAGAATAAGATTAAAAGAGGAAGGCTAATGTTCGTGGATGCCAAGGTAAATGGAGGATACACCAAGGCATTAGTAGATACAGGCGCATCCCATAATTTCCTTGCTGAAGATGAAGCTAAGAAGTTGGGcatcaaatacaccaaaatgcCAGGCCGGTTGAAAGTCGTCAACTCTTTATCCAAGCCTATCATTGGTGTTGCATATGGAGTACCTCTTAAGATAGCATAATGGGAAGGCACCATAGACTTGACAGTGGTGCATATGGATGACTATCCTATGGTATTGGGAATGGATTTTTTAGAAAATGTACGACCCTTGTCATTTAAGAGAAACGATACCATGCGTATCACCAAGGGTTCAATAATTCACATTGTACCCTTGAAGAGAAATATGATTGGATCCCGAATGCTATCAACTATGCAACTCGGCAAAGGTCTCAAGAAGAGTGAGACAGAGTTTATGACAACCTTGAAGGAGGAAGTTATTCCCTTGAAGATGGACATTCCAAAGGAGAATAAGAACATGACGTCACCAGAGTTGCATAAAAAGTTGCATCTTAGACGAAAAATGGAACATGTGATGGAGAAACTTGATAAGgcgaaaaagaagaaaaatccATTAATTCGTAAGAGCAAAGTAGAATATCTCAACGGGACAACCTCTAAACGAGATGAGCAGATCAATAAGGGATTACGTCATAACATGTTAATATTGTGGGAATTTTCCAAGGCTTGTAAAAGGGACAACTCACATGCTTACAAGtttctcaaagggaggcataagaAACTACACAAGACAGTTCAACAAAGTCAGGAACAATATTATGCTGCAAGAAAATGCAACCACGAATGTTGTTGTCAACTACGAAAACAATATACGAAGCAACGACTGCAACAACTAAGAAAAAACCAAGCATGTGGAAGAGAAAAAGTTCTCAAGGAAGAAGTCTATGCGACAGATCAAGACTGATAAACAAATAGCGGAATTATTCACCAAAGGGCTGAGTAAAGGAAAAGTGAAGGTTTTAGATGTCAGCTCAACATGATACGAAGAATGGGGGCTAGTGCTGAAGGGGAGTGTTGAAGGTCATCACTAGCCTGATAGAATCATGTTATTGTCTAGAAGAAGTTAGCATGTTCTAGAATGATCTGGAAGATTCTAGAACATTATGGAATACTATGGAGTAGTCTAGAAGATGCCAGAAGATTCTAGAATACTCTAGAACGAGATGGAAGACCCTGGAAGGCTATGGAACATTCTAGAACACTATAGAAGGCACAAGAATGTCTATACTTATCTAGGACATTATAGAACATTCTAGAAACATATAAAAGCTTGTAATTGATATAGAATATGGTAGATAGTTCTAGAATAGTCATGAATGTATGTAGATCTAGAAACTTCCTATAAGGAGGTGGAAACACCTATAAATAGGTGtggagctcatttgctccaaatcaatccaACATCTAAGTATCCAAGAAAAGCCTCGAAGTAAGAAAAGTGTAGTAGTCTCTCAAAGTGTAAAATCTTCTTAAgtgtcataataaaagtcttgttGTTTCCCATATAAAGAGTTGTGTTCAACATGGTGTTGACAGATGAAAGACCGGTTGTGGTTGTTCGATCCTAGAGATAGCAGAAGACGATTGTTGAGGAAGAAAACAAGTAAGCAGGTCGAAGCAGCAAGTGTGATCACATTTGATGATCAaaataaattaagaatgaaagCAAGTAGGAAGGCTGATCATGTTTGATGATCAGAAGAAAGAAACAACAGAAGCTAACACAAGCAGCAAGATATAGTAAGCAAGAAAGCAAGAAGCAggaagaaagaaaaaaagaaagcaAGTAGCAAGAAGCaggaagaaagaaaaaaaagaaagcaAGTAGCAAGAAGCAAGAAAGTGTAGCAGGCAAGAAGGTTGTCACATAGTCTGTAGCAAGTAGCAAGCAAGACAATCATAGCAAGTAGAAAATTTTGTGTTTGTAGCAAGTAGCAAACATGAAACAAAATGCAAGAATCAAGTGGCATGAGACAGCAAGAAGTCTAAGCAAGACTATATATAGCATGAAAAGCAAGGTCATGAGCATCAAGATTAAGGGGTGAATGTTGGGGTAATCTTGATGAGTTGATTATgttatgttaatgggtcacgTGTTAGTACCTTAGCAGATTTACTTGGTAGTTGATTTGGTCATATATTGACTAACTGGAAGCAGAATAAGCGTGGCTTAGTTCCACTTTCATAGGAACACATGCAGCTGCAAGTTTTTAGCCTTTTTTGTTTGTTGTTTAGCTATAAATATATCCATCTATGCATGAATGAAAGAGTGCAGTTTTTGAGTTACGATTTCTTCTTTTCTCTATATATTTATCATATATTAAACACAGGGCATTTTTCTTTAGTTTGTGTGGGACTTGAGGGCCTGTGATCCAACATTTCATTGGAGAACAAACCAGAGTCACTAAGTCCAAGGTGGTTACAAATCAACATATGATGGATAAATTAGTGGATTCCCAACTCAGTTGATGACCTTTGTTGCTTGCTACTGTGTCCATTACCAAAAAAATATTACCACATGGTGCACAACATAGACATGGCTACAAGAAAACAGGCTTGAAGATAGAGGATAAAACCTTGATTCGGGTAAAGACCGCCATCTCCACTCTTCTTTTAGTAAAGCCACTTTTGCTGAGAGCATATAACATGTGTCCCTATTCTTTGCACGAGAAAACCACTGTAGTAAAATAAATGTGTAAGTACTTGTTTTGGAACATTGGGTTGAACCATGTTCATAGGCTCCTCAACAACGAAATATAAAAGAACAAATGAACAAACTGCGCTTAAGAATAGAGTAGAGTTCCTTGATTGAGAATATACCACATCACCACTCTTGTTTATTTGTCCATATTCCCATGACAATTTTTGTTCTGAGTATGTGTTGGTTTGAATATCCTCATCCTCATCCCCTAACACTTGATGATCCACCTATAAAACTTAGACATTAGACTTTGATCAACTATGGACAAAAACTCATATCCTCCAAACGTTTTCTATTTGATCCCATGGAATAGCGTTTCCAAAAAAGTAGGAAACCATAGGTTCTTTTAAGTTGAAATGTTCTTGCGAAATATTTATTTTCTAAGAATGTTTGAagcataaaaataaacaaaaagaaaagagTAAAATGCAGATATAGTCCTGCGGTATCCGGTATGTACTACTACACGGTTTTGTTGTTCTTTTGGTTTGTACTTTGACACTgttattacccccccccccccccccccccctccccatcttcattagagagagagagagagagagagagagagagagaggaataaaaaagaaaaaataagtatatatatcttaatttaacaaaatttaattaatattgttaaAAGCAAGGAACCTAAACTTTGCAATAAAGGAACTTTTTTGCAAAAAAAAGATTCCTTTTGGGACCCATGAACACTACATACCAGAATGGACTATTTCTTTGGTTTACTTTAAAGAAAAAGATATAATTGAATAAAAATGTATTTGTCTGTGTTTACTCTTTCCACTGGCAGAAACTCGATGCCTTCCACCAACAATCGATCATTGGACTGAAACGTAATTTCAAAATCAACATTTCTGCTGTCGCTATTAAATTGATACAATTCAGCCATCAACCATCCATCTTCTCTCTTATTTGCTAAGTACACAGTCGAAGATTTTGTCTCCCCAGCCAATATGTAATTGAGGCCCAAATAGTCATTACTTGTGTAGTGATCAGAATGGAACACTAGGTTTAGTGTGTATGTGACATGTGATGACAAAAATTGTGTTTTGACATGTGTTTTGAATTGCCTAGAATATGGTATATTGTAGTTCACTGCAAATCTGCGTGAAGAGGCAGCAATGAACACATAAGTATAAACTGATGAAATAGGTTAAAAACATAGAAATATAAAGGAGGAAAAGTAACCTTGATTTCACTGCTATTCTGCACGAAgaggcatcgaagaatacataagTATATATACTGATCATGAAACAGGCTAAAAACATAGAAATATAAAGGAGGACAACTAACCTTGATTTCTTTTGCTGTTTATAATAACTGGATGATACAATGCGAATAGGAATCAAACATTCTGCTGCAGATATCATTTCACAGTGTTCTCCATCCTTATCTAAGCAAAACCACTGTCCATTAAAAGAGGTCAAGTTAGTTCGGAGTTCGGGTGATGTAGGATATGAGTACATTATAATGTTATGAGAGTGCATATATTGTGTCAACATTTGCAAGTAAAGGGACTTCTGTTGGTTACATGTGTACATAGAGAACTATGACGGGTGGATGTTAGTGTTGTGATGATGGTCACAAAAGAGTTTTAATGGAACAACACTGGTTTCTATGATGGGTGAATTTTTGTGTGTTCAGGTTAAAGGTCATTAAGTTACATCATTGTTGGTAATTATGTCAAATTCCTCAAATCATACTATAATGTAATTAACATCTCATAAATCACAATTtactattcatttattaaataaataaaatctaaatcAGGTATATAGACATAGTCACATTACCGTTTTTCCTCTGTGAAGAAAGATTCCCTTGGAGAGAAGTATCTTTAGATGCTCTTCGGATCTGTAGACCAAACGAGGTGATGCAGCCTTACTTATCTCTTCATAGTACAGCCATTTCTGTTCCACATCTTCAAAAATCTCCTGAAAGCGAAGCGCGTTCTCCAGTTTTTCCACAACATGACACATCTTCGGCCGTTCTCCACGATATTTCTGCAAACATCTATAGGCAATGTCTGAAAATGTTGCCAAAGACCTCTGATCCATGTTTTGCTTCAGACCTTGAAATATAATTTCATCTAATTTCTTATCTTTGTAGCTTTTTTTCCACAATCGCACTAAACTATGAAAACTACCGTTGTTATTTTCGTAGCATACTCTCCCACACAATACTTCAAATAAAACCACACCAAAAGAGTATACGTCTGACTCTTCGGTTAGGATGCTGGTCTCCATATACATCGGATCTATGTAACCAAGGGTACCCACAACATTTGTGACAAGAAGAAAGGTCCGCTGCTGATTAGTGGGTCCTATTTTCGAAAGTCCCATATCAGAAACTTTTGCATTCCAATTCTCATCGAGTAGAATATTGGAGCTTTTTATATCACGGTGGATGACTCTTTCTTGTGTCTCCTTGGGATGATGAAGGTAGCACAATCCTGTTGCAGCCCCAAGGCATATCTTGAGACGTTGCCTCCATGTGAGAGTAGTGCTACTTAGATGACGATCAAGGCTTCCATTAGCTGCATGCTCATAGACAATGATCTTCTCGCCATCCTCATCACAAAATCCCAAAAGAGAGATGAGGTTTTCGTGTGTGTAACCTGAGAGCATCAGGATCTCTTTTAAGAACTCAGGATCTCCTTGTCCATGGCTACGATCTAGACGCTTAAAAGCAACCATGCTTTGCCCCTTAGAGTGAGAGATTTCTCCTTTGTAGACTTTACCAAATCCACCTTCTCCAATGAAGTTGTTGTTATCAAAGGTATCAGTGGCTGACTTTATCTCTTCCAGTTGGATTTTAAGATGCCGGAAGTCTTGTAGGAAGGTGTCCATTATTTGTTGATCAAATAGTAACTATAAAATTGAAGTCAAAGTATGCAAGCAATTGCAACCGCTATATTTGGGAGTTGATTCTTATATATAGCTACTGAAATAGGGACGAGATGCTTTGT includes these proteins:
- the LOC111891875 gene encoding uncharacterized protein LOC111891875 isoform X1; its protein translation is MDTFLQDFRHLKIQLEEIKSATDTFDNNNFIGEGGFGKVYKGEISHSKGQSMVAFKRLDRSHGQGDPEFLKEILMLSGYTHENLISLLGFCDEDGEKIIVYEHAANGSLDRHLSSTTLTWRQRLKICLGAATGLCYLHHPKETQERVIHRDIKSSNILLDENWNAKVSDMGLSKIGPTNQQRTFLLVTNVVGTLGYIDPMYMETSILTEESDVYSFGVVLFEVLCGRVCYENNNGSFHSLVRLWKKSYKDKKLDEIIFQGLKQNMDQRSLATFSDIAYRCLQKYRGERPKMCHVVEKLENALRFQEIFEDVEQKWLYYEEISKAASPRLVYRSEEHLKILLSKGIFLHRGKTWFCLDKDGEHCEMISAAECLIPIRIVSSSYYKQQKKSRIAVKSRFAVNYNIPYSRQFKTHVKTQFLSSHVTYTLNLVFHSDHYTSNDYLGLNYILAGETKSSTVYLANKREDGWLMAELYQFNSDSRNVDFEITFQSNDRLLVEGIEFLPVERVDHQVLGDEDEDIQTNTYSEQKLSWEYGQINKSGDVWFSRAKNRDTCYMLSAKVALLKEEWRWRSLPESRFEEVAFDPHGSFWIFFSTDRLSSATTYATYLVYKLEENHFGFEPPLKVKSGDYLVGRKDSWFIYLLWPQIPIIRPKVYQSTHNPMNRPQTTYLPQQRDDGWMEVKVWEFRVPFTTDNYSQSPFTTNSNSKNLRLTLHSENSLKGLIVQGIEFRPTHEGVGYPGYDTECSYDSE
- the LOC111891875 gene encoding uncharacterized protein LOC111891875 isoform X2; its protein translation is MDTFLQDFRHLKIQLEEIKSATDTFDNNNFIGEGGFGKVYKGEISHSKGQSMVAFKRLDRSHGQGDPEFLKEILMLSGYTHENLISLLGFCDEDGEKIIVYEHAANGSLDRHLSSTTLTWRQRLKICLGAATGLCYLHHPKETQERVIHRDIKSSNILLDENWNAKVSDMGLSKIGPTNQQRTFLLVTNVVGTLGYIDPMYMETSILTEESDVYSFGVVLFEVLCGRVCYENNNGSFHSLVRLWKKSYKDKKLDEIIFQGLKQNMDQRSLATFSDIAYRCLQKYRGERPKMCHVVEKLENALRFQEIFEDVEQKWLYYEEISKAASPRLVYRSEEHLKILLSKGIFLHRGKTWFCLDKDGEHCEMISAAECLIPIRIVSSSYYKQQKKSRFAVNYNIPYSRQFKTHVKTQFLSSHVTYTLNLVFHSDHYTSNDYLGLNYILAGETKSSTVYLANKREDGWLMAELYQFNSDSRNVDFEITFQSNDRLLVEGIEFLPVERVDHQVLGDEDEDIQTNTYSEQKLSWEYGQINKSGDVWFSRAKNRDTCYMLSAKVALLKEEWRWRSLPESRFEEVAFDPHGSFWIFFSTDRLSSATTYATYLVYKLEENHFGFEPPLKVKSGDYLVGRKDSWFIYLLWPQIPIIRPKVYQSTHNPMNRPQTTYLPQQRDDGWMEVKVWEFRVPFTTDNYSQSPFTTNSNSKNLRLTLHSENSLKGLIVQGIEFRPTHEGVGYPGYDTECSYDSE